One region of Mycolicibacterium rhodesiae NBB3 genomic DNA includes:
- a CDS encoding phytoene desaturase family protein, with product MSSPDAGAAESATCDVVIVGGGHNGLVAAAYLARAGRRVQVLERLDHVGGAAVSAHAFEGVDARLSRYSYLVSLLPRRIIEDLGARVRLVRRRYSSYTPDPTTAGRTGLLIGPSSTFGAVGAGDDEAGFADFYRRARGLTSRMWPTLLHPLCTRDEARKHVGDDAAWRLMIDEPIGHAITDAVSHDLVRGVMATDALIGTFARVDDPSLAQNICFLYHLLGGGTADWDVPIGGMGAVSGALAAAATGFGAEILCGADVYAIDPGGQVRYRRHGRDHLVQAQHVLANVTPTVLAALLGEPPPAHAQGAQVKVNLMLRRLPRLHDQTVTAEQAFGGTFHINETYRQLETAYTRADHGVVPDPLPCEIYCHSLTDPTILSEELRASGAQTLTVFGLHTPHSLIATGDPDRMRDTLTSAALTSLNSVLAEPIQEVLMQDAAGRLCIEAKTTADLEHSLGMTAGNIFHGGLSWPFVENDEPLDTPARRWGVATDHDRILLCGSGSRRGGAVSGIGGHNAAMAVLEM from the coding sequence CTGAGCTCCCCCGACGCCGGAGCCGCCGAGTCGGCGACGTGTGACGTCGTCATCGTGGGCGGCGGGCACAACGGGCTGGTGGCTGCGGCGTACCTGGCCCGTGCCGGTCGGCGGGTGCAGGTGCTGGAGCGGCTCGACCACGTCGGCGGTGCGGCGGTGTCTGCACACGCCTTCGAGGGCGTCGACGCGCGACTGTCGCGCTACTCGTATCTGGTGAGCCTGCTGCCCCGGCGGATCATCGAGGACCTGGGCGCCCGGGTGCGACTGGTGCGGCGACGCTACTCGTCGTACACCCCCGATCCGACGACCGCGGGCCGGACCGGATTGCTGATCGGGCCGTCGTCGACGTTCGGCGCGGTTGGTGCGGGAGACGACGAAGCGGGCTTCGCGGACTTCTACCGGCGAGCGCGGGGGCTGACGTCGCGAATGTGGCCGACCCTGCTGCACCCGTTGTGCACCCGCGACGAGGCGCGCAAGCACGTCGGCGACGACGCTGCGTGGCGGTTGATGATCGACGAACCGATCGGGCACGCCATCACCGACGCCGTGTCCCACGATCTGGTGCGCGGGGTGATGGCCACCGACGCGCTGATCGGTACGTTCGCCCGAGTCGACGATCCGTCACTGGCGCAGAACATCTGCTTTCTGTACCACCTACTCGGCGGCGGCACCGCCGACTGGGACGTCCCGATCGGCGGCATGGGGGCGGTCAGCGGTGCGCTGGCCGCTGCTGCCACCGGCTTTGGCGCTGAAATCCTCTGCGGTGCAGACGTTTACGCCATCGATCCCGGCGGACAGGTGCGCTACCGTCGCCACGGCCGGGACCATCTGGTCCAGGCGCAACACGTCTTGGCCAACGTGACACCGACTGTGCTGGCCGCGTTGCTCGGCGAACCACCGCCCGCGCACGCGCAGGGTGCGCAGGTGAAGGTCAATCTGATGCTGCGCAGACTGCCGCGTTTGCATGACCAGACAGTCACCGCGGAACAGGCATTCGGCGGGACATTTCACATCAACGAGACCTACCGCCAACTCGAGACGGCGTACACGCGCGCGGATCACGGCGTCGTCCCCGACCCCCTGCCATGCGAGATCTACTGCCACTCGCTGACCGACCCCACCATCCTCTCCGAGGAACTGCGTGCCTCCGGCGCCCAAACGCTGACGGTGTTCGGCCTCCACACGCCTCATTCCCTGATCGCGACCGGTGACCCCGATCGCATGCGGGACACCTTGACCTCGGCGGCGCTCACTTCGCTCAACTCCGTTCTGGCCGAACCCATTCAGGAGGTTCTCATGCAGGACGCGGCCGGCCGGCTGTGCATCGAGGCGAAGACGACGGCCGACCTGGAGCATTCGCTTGGTATGACGGCGGGCAACATCTTCCATGGTGGCCTGTCGTGGCCGTTCGTCGAAAATGACGAGCCATTGGACACTCCCGCTCGGCGCTGGGGCGTCGCGACCGACCATGATCGGATCCTGTTGTGCGGCTCGGGATCACGTCGTGGTGGTGCGGTGTCCGGCATCGGCGGGCACAACGCTGCGATGGCAGTGCTCGAGATGTGA
- a CDS encoding DUF2630 family protein, translating into MAKDQDILDQVNNLVAEEKELRAQLQHREIDESEEHQRLRALEVQLDQCWDLLRQRRALRETGGDPGAASVRPPDEVEGYLN; encoded by the coding sequence ATGGCGAAAGACCAAGACATTCTCGATCAGGTCAACAACCTGGTCGCCGAGGAGAAGGAGCTGCGGGCTCAGCTGCAGCACCGTGAGATCGACGAGTCCGAGGAACATCAGCGTCTGCGCGCGCTCGAGGTCCAGTTGGACCAGTGCTGGGATCTGCTGCGTCAGCGTCGGGCACTTCGGGAGACCGGTGGCGATCCCGGGGCGGCGAGCGTTCGCCCGCCCGACGAGGTCGAGGGTTACCTCAACTGA
- a CDS encoding FKBP-type peptidyl-prolyl cis-trans isomerase: MSTVTSTSGQKPEIEFPDGPPPTELVIKDLVVGDGAEAVPGGNVEVHYVGVEFDTGEEFDSSWARNESIEFPLRGLIQGWQDGIPGMKVGGRRQLTIPPEQAYGPAGGGHRLSGKTLIFVIDLLGTR, from the coding sequence GTGAGTACGGTGACCTCCACTTCAGGACAGAAGCCCGAGATCGAGTTCCCCGATGGACCGCCCCCGACCGAACTGGTGATCAAGGACCTGGTCGTCGGCGACGGTGCGGAGGCGGTGCCCGGCGGCAACGTCGAGGTGCACTACGTCGGCGTCGAGTTCGACACCGGCGAGGAGTTCGACAGCTCGTGGGCGCGCAACGAGTCGATCGAGTTCCCGCTGCGCGGCCTGATCCAAGGCTGGCAGGACGGCATTCCCGGGATGAAGGTCGGCGGTCGCCGTCAGCTCACCATTCCGCCCGAGCAGGCCTACGGGCCCGCCGGCGGTGGGCATCGGCTCTCCGGCAAGACGCTGATCTTCGTGATCGACCTGCTGGGCACCAGGTAA
- a CDS encoding HAMP domain-containing sensor histidine kinase gives MSLLTRIFRRTPSLRQRVAFTSAIAGAIVVVIAGTVVWFGITDAWNERLDRRLDEAAGFAIPFLPRGLDEIPKSPNDQDAVITVRKGGQVTSNSDIVLPQLDPGYADTDIDGERYRVRTVDIRYPEPMSVAVGATYEGTIADINNLHRRVIIICTLAIGAATVGGWVLAAFAVRPFKRLAQQTRQIDAGDEDPDIDVRGATEAVEIAEAVQGLVERVWNEQDKTKAALTSARDFASVSAHELRTPLTAMRTNLEVLSTLDLPEEQRKEVVNDVIRTQSRIEATLAALERLAQGELTTSDDHVPVDITELLDRAAHDAMRVYPELDVSLVPAPTVIIVGLPTGLRLAVDNGIANAVKHGLAHRVQLSAVSSRAGVEIAIDDDGVGVPDEERSIVFDRFERGSTASRSGSGLGLALVAQQAELHGGTASLEESPLGGARLLLKLPGPS, from the coding sequence ATGAGCTTGCTGACTCGCATCTTTCGCCGGACCCCGTCGCTTCGGCAGCGAGTCGCGTTCACCAGTGCCATCGCCGGCGCGATCGTCGTCGTCATCGCGGGCACCGTCGTCTGGTTCGGGATCACCGACGCGTGGAACGAACGGCTGGACCGCAGGCTCGACGAGGCTGCGGGATTCGCGATTCCGTTCCTGCCGCGCGGACTGGACGAGATCCCGAAATCACCCAACGATCAGGACGCCGTCATCACCGTGCGCAAGGGCGGACAGGTGACGTCGAACTCCGACATCGTCTTGCCGCAGCTCGACCCGGGCTACGCCGACACCGACATAGACGGTGAGCGTTACCGGGTCCGCACGGTGGACATCCGATATCCCGAGCCGATGTCGGTGGCCGTCGGCGCGACCTACGAAGGGACCATCGCCGACATCAACAACCTGCACCGCCGGGTGATCATCATCTGCACCCTGGCGATCGGCGCGGCGACCGTCGGCGGGTGGGTGCTGGCGGCCTTCGCCGTGCGTCCGTTCAAGCGCCTCGCGCAGCAGACCCGCCAGATCGATGCGGGTGACGAGGATCCCGACATCGACGTGCGGGGCGCCACCGAAGCCGTCGAGATCGCCGAGGCCGTGCAGGGACTCGTCGAACGGGTATGGAACGAGCAGGACAAGACCAAGGCCGCGCTGACGTCGGCCCGCGACTTCGCGTCGGTGTCGGCGCACGAACTACGCACCCCGCTTACCGCCATGCGGACCAATCTCGAGGTTTTGTCGACGCTGGATCTGCCCGAGGAGCAGCGCAAGGAGGTCGTCAACGACGTCATCCGCACGCAGTCGCGTATCGAAGCGACGCTTGCAGCGCTGGAGCGGTTGGCGCAGGGGGAACTGACGACGTCGGACGACCACGTGCCCGTCGACATCACCGAACTGCTGGACCGCGCCGCGCACGACGCGATGCGCGTCTATCCGGAGCTGGACGTGTCGTTGGTGCCCGCGCCGACGGTGATCATCGTCGGGCTGCCCACCGGTCTGCGGCTGGCGGTGGACAACGGCATCGCCAACGCGGTCAAGCACGGCCTCGCACACCGGGTGCAGCTGTCCGCGGTCAGTTCGCGCGCAGGTGTGGAGATCGCGATCGACGACGACGGCGTCGGCGTTCCCGACGAGGAACGCTCGATCGTGTTCGACCGCTTCGAGCGCGGATCGACCGCGTCGCGCTCAGGCTCGGGACTGGGGCTGGCGCTTGTCGCCCAGCAGGCCGAATTGCACGGCGGCACAGCGTCTCTGGAGGAGAGCCCGCTCGGCGGGGCCCGGCTGCTGCTGAAGCTGCCCGGTCCGTCCTAG
- the prrA gene encoding two-component system response regulator PrrA, with product MGAMDSGAASPRVLVVDDDPDVLASLERGLRLSGFDVSTAIDGAEALRSATETRPDAIVLDINMPVLDGVSVVTALRAMDNDVPVCVLSARSSVDDRVAGLEAGADDYLVKPFVLQELVARVKALLRRRGSTATFSSETIQVGPLEVDIPGRRARVNGVDVDLTKREFDLLAVLAEHKTAVLSRAQLLELVWGYDFAADTNVVDVFIGYLRRKLEAGGAPRLLHTVRGVGFVLRTQ from the coding sequence ATTGGGGCCATGGACAGTGGAGCGGCCTCACCCCGGGTGCTCGTGGTCGACGACGACCCCGACGTGCTCGCCTCGCTAGAGCGCGGACTGCGGCTGTCCGGTTTCGACGTGTCCACCGCGATCGACGGCGCCGAAGCGCTGCGCAGCGCGACGGAGACCCGCCCGGACGCGATCGTCCTCGACATCAACATGCCCGTGCTCGACGGTGTCAGCGTGGTCACCGCGCTGCGTGCGATGGACAACGACGTGCCCGTCTGCGTGTTGTCGGCGCGGAGTTCTGTCGACGACCGGGTGGCAGGTCTGGAAGCCGGGGCTGACGACTACCTGGTGAAGCCGTTCGTGCTGCAGGAGCTGGTGGCACGCGTCAAGGCGCTGCTGCGCAGACGCGGTTCGACGGCGACCTTCTCCTCCGAGACCATCCAGGTCGGTCCGCTCGAGGTCGACATTCCCGGTCGGCGGGCGCGTGTCAACGGCGTCGATGTCGATCTCACCAAACGCGAGTTCGATCTGCTCGCGGTGCTGGCCGAGCACAAGACCGCAGTGCTGTCGAGGGCTCAGCTACTGGAGTTGGTGTGGGGATACGACTTCGCCGCCGACACCAACGTCGTCGATGTGTTCATCGGATATCTGCGCCGCAAGCTCGAAGCCGGCGGCGCACCGCGACTTCTGCACACGGTGCGGGGAGTGGGATTCGTCCTGAGGACGCAGTAG
- a CDS encoding phospholipase D-like domain-containing protein — MPAPPPRLIVEPDDGVEPVRELIESAQNSLLIKQFTFTEDSLIDAVIERRNAGVNVRVMLNPARSGGDRANDETFQRFADAGIAVKWSNPKFYVTHEKSIVADDKAALVATFNLCTKYFTLTRDYGVITHDPVHVAQIVEVFDADWQELDWTCSAYEGLLWSNSNSRLHMAQFIDTATHRLDIQHPKYVDAVILERIAAAADRGVKVHVLCGGKHGISEWDILDTFASLRTLRRFGVKVHKQKNLRVHAKLLVVDDERALVGSMNIDRSAFDLRRELGILISDPPTVARLKQVFDEDWALSHHYEPPDPLQPAHHHEEDDFPHDHELMHE; from the coding sequence GTGCCAGCCCCACCACCCCGGTTGATCGTCGAGCCCGATGACGGCGTGGAGCCGGTGCGCGAACTGATCGAATCGGCCCAGAATTCTCTGCTCATCAAGCAGTTCACGTTCACCGAGGACTCCTTGATCGACGCGGTCATCGAACGGCGCAATGCGGGCGTCAATGTGCGGGTCATGCTCAACCCCGCGCGTTCGGGTGGTGACCGGGCCAACGACGAGACGTTCCAGCGGTTCGCCGACGCCGGCATCGCGGTCAAGTGGTCCAATCCGAAGTTCTATGTCACGCACGAGAAATCGATCGTGGCCGACGACAAGGCCGCTCTCGTCGCCACCTTCAACCTCTGCACGAAGTACTTCACGCTGACCCGCGACTACGGTGTGATCACCCACGATCCCGTCCACGTCGCGCAGATCGTGGAGGTCTTCGACGCCGACTGGCAGGAGCTGGACTGGACCTGCTCGGCCTACGAAGGGCTGCTCTGGAGTAATTCCAATTCGCGTCTGCACATGGCGCAGTTCATCGACACGGCCACCCACCGGCTCGACATCCAGCACCCCAAGTACGTCGATGCGGTCATCCTCGAGCGAATCGCGGCCGCAGCCGACCGTGGGGTGAAGGTGCACGTGCTCTGCGGCGGAAAGCACGGCATCAGCGAGTGGGACATCCTCGACACCTTCGCGTCGCTGCGCACGCTGCGCCGTTTCGGCGTGAAGGTGCACAAGCAGAAGAATCTGCGCGTGCACGCCAAGCTGCTGGTCGTCGACGACGAACGCGCGCTCGTCGGCTCCATGAACATCGACCGCAGCGCCTTCGATCTGCGCCGTGAACTGGGGATACTCATTTCGGACCCGCCGACGGTGGCACGGCTGAAGCAGGTGTTCGACGAGGACTGGGCGCTGTCGCACCACTACGAGCCGCCGGACCCGTTGCAACCGGCCCACCACCACGAAGAGGACGACTTTCCGCACGATCACGAACTCATGCATGAGTGA
- a CDS encoding chromate transporter yields the protein MSETEPTLPKVSLGELAWTFNHIALASFGGGLSAWSREVLVVEKKWLGEEEFLSAMTMCRILPGANQVNMAVFAGSKMRGLPGVLAALFGLCFVPVIIVLVMAFLYFRFKEQAAVKGVLHGASAAAVALTIAMVIQTGRKCLTGLVPVALFLAAFVLNGLVRLPLPLTLLIVAPLALLWAWPRNRAAQAQ from the coding sequence ATGAGTGAGACGGAGCCAACGCTGCCGAAGGTCTCGCTGGGCGAGCTGGCGTGGACGTTCAACCACATCGCGCTGGCGTCGTTCGGCGGAGGTCTGTCCGCATGGTCACGCGAGGTGCTCGTCGTCGAGAAGAAATGGCTCGGCGAAGAGGAATTCCTCTCGGCGATGACGATGTGCCGGATCCTGCCCGGTGCGAATCAGGTGAACATGGCCGTCTTCGCGGGCAGCAAGATGCGCGGGCTGCCCGGTGTGCTCGCGGCGCTGTTCGGGCTGTGCTTCGTGCCCGTGATCATCGTCCTGGTGATGGCGTTCCTGTACTTCCGTTTCAAGGAGCAGGCGGCGGTCAAGGGTGTGCTGCACGGCGCATCGGCGGCGGCCGTCGCGCTGACGATCGCCATGGTGATTCAGACGGGTAGGAAATGTCTGACCGGGCTCGTCCCGGTCGCGCTGTTCTTGGCAGCGTTCGTGCTCAACGGCCTTGTGCGGCTACCCCTGCCGTTGACGCTGCTGATCGTCGCGCCGCTGGCCCTGTTGTGGGCGTGGCCGAGAAATCGTGCCGCGCAGGCGCAATGA
- a CDS encoding chromate transporter has translation MNTYLQLAGMFAGLSLLSIGGGNAVLPDMHRQAVSGHHWMTNAQFADIFSISQTAPGPSILIVTLVGYGAGLSVGGVPGAIVGGLIATVAMIVPAASLMYTVTLFWQKAQKSKWRVAVEKGFAPLTVGLIMATSLVMSRTADHDWRAYLLTAVCTAIFVFTKTNPLAVVAAAGVIGYFGIV, from the coding sequence ATGAACACCTACCTCCAGCTGGCCGGTATGTTCGCGGGGCTGTCGCTGCTGTCGATCGGCGGCGGCAATGCGGTGTTGCCCGATATGCACCGGCAGGCGGTCTCCGGCCATCACTGGATGACCAACGCTCAGTTCGCCGACATCTTCTCCATCTCCCAGACCGCACCGGGTCCGAGCATCCTGATCGTCACGCTCGTCGGGTATGGCGCGGGCCTGTCGGTCGGGGGAGTCCCCGGCGCGATCGTCGGGGGACTCATCGCCACCGTCGCGATGATCGTGCCCGCCGCGTCGCTGATGTACACCGTCACGTTGTTCTGGCAGAAGGCGCAGAAGTCGAAGTGGCGCGTCGCGGTCGAAAAGGGCTTCGCGCCGTTGACCGTCGGTCTGATCATGGCCACCTCGCTGGTGATGAGCCGAACCGCAGACCATGACTGGCGCGCCTACCTGCTGACCGCGGTCTGCACAGCGATCTTCGTGTTCACCAAGACCAATCCGTTGGCCGTGGTGGCGGCAGCCGGTGTCATCGGCTATTTCGGCATTGTTTGA
- a CDS encoding ion transporter, with protein MTVKSPDALGTPPPEREPTPTPTSQSIPDRCRALINNRTFELFIVAVIVFNAILLGAATYSDVAEQYENLFSTIYNIILGIYVVELLIRLTACRWNPREFVRDGWNIFDFIVVVAAFVPGLRANAMLLRMVRLLRIVRLVRFLPDLRILVSAAGRSVPGIASLAGATFVLIFIYGMLGWVLFGTHDPANYGNIGFAMLTMFVMLSLENFPDNVAMGQQVSQWTILFFISYVLLASFLIFNLFIGIVLNAMEEARKSDRKEHETDDLLSRLRAAREALEQAEEELQKTHRDDR; from the coding sequence GTGACCGTCAAATCGCCTGATGCGCTCGGAACTCCGCCGCCTGAACGGGAGCCGACGCCGACACCGACGTCTCAGTCGATCCCGGATCGCTGTCGCGCGCTGATCAACAACCGCACCTTCGAACTCTTCATCGTCGCGGTCATCGTCTTCAACGCGATCCTGCTGGGCGCGGCGACCTATTCCGACGTCGCAGAGCAGTACGAGAATCTCTTCAGCACGATCTACAACATCATCCTGGGCATCTATGTCGTCGAGCTGTTGATCCGGCTCACGGCCTGCCGGTGGAACCCGCGCGAGTTCGTCAGAGACGGCTGGAACATCTTCGACTTCATCGTCGTCGTGGCCGCCTTCGTGCCCGGGTTGCGGGCGAACGCCATGCTGCTGCGAATGGTGCGGCTGCTGCGGATCGTGCGCCTCGTGCGCTTCCTGCCCGACCTCCGGATTCTTGTCTCTGCGGCCGGGAGGAGTGTGCCCGGTATCGCGTCGTTGGCGGGCGCGACCTTCGTGCTGATCTTCATCTACGGGATGCTCGGCTGGGTACTTTTCGGTACCCACGATCCGGCAAATTACGGCAACATCGGCTTTGCGATGCTGACGATGTTCGTCATGCTCAGCCTGGAGAACTTCCCCGACAACGTCGCGATGGGCCAACAGGTTTCGCAGTGGACGATCCTGTTCTTCATCAGCTACGTGCTGCTCGCCAGCTTCCTGATCTTCAACCTCTTCATCGGCATCGTGCTGAACGCGATGGAGGAGGCCAGGAAATCGGACCGCAAGGAGCATGAGACCGACGATCTGCTGTCTCGGTTGCGGGCCGCGCGAGAAGCGCTGGAGCAGGCCGAAGAGGAACTGCAGAAGACGCATCGCGACGACCGCTAG
- a CDS encoding ABC transporter ATP-binding protein, producing MTDSLNALRAAPSIAPPAKRARPSSDLWRMLPYLMPYRVRWISMLVIALLSLVATVAIPLMTKAVIDGPVRHQDQQGLWLLGAAAMGVGISEAVLWFIRRWLVARATMGVEADIRKDLYARLQILPMSFHGRWQSGQLLSRIMNDLSTIRRFMSFGMVFLLLNVIQITVVTTILLVMYWPLGVVVLLSIVPIAATVLHFQQEYTRLSRLAQDQSGHVATHVEESALGLRVVKSFGREDYVYDRFDEQLTNLYDTQVNRVSVSAKFWTLLEIIPNLTLIVVLGFGAYAAGHGYVTMGTLVAFITMMLSLVWPIASLGFLLSMTQESFTAANRIAEIFDAPMEIVDGPDGHAPTGGRLELVDVGFRFPDAGPDDWALRHVTATVEPGETLALVGSTGSGKSVLASLLSRLYDVTEGSIRIDGTDIRELSLSALRETVATAFEDPTLFSMSVAENLRLGSPDATNEQMAQAVEVAAAQFVYDLPFGLDTRIGEQGMSLSGGQRQRLSLARAILAAPRILVLDDTLSALDVHTEAVVEEALRRVLHAVTGIVVAHRASTVLLADRVALLDKVGSSGATITHIGTHAELLATVPRYRYLLAADDELDDGCERACDWQEDEDRSRLDQAYEEQEALERERVRRRFVTSEAEGR from the coding sequence ATGACGGACTCGCTGAACGCGCTACGCGCGGCGCCCTCGATTGCGCCGCCGGCCAAGCGTGCCCGGCCGAGTTCAGATCTGTGGCGAATGCTGCCCTACCTCATGCCCTACCGCGTCCGATGGATCTCGATGCTCGTCATCGCGCTTCTGAGCCTTGTTGCCACCGTGGCCATACCGCTGATGACCAAGGCCGTCATCGACGGCCCGGTCCGTCATCAAGATCAGCAGGGCCTGTGGCTGCTAGGGGCCGCGGCGATGGGCGTCGGGATCTCGGAGGCGGTCTTGTGGTTCATCCGGCGGTGGCTGGTTGCGCGCGCCACCATGGGCGTCGAGGCCGACATCCGCAAGGACCTGTACGCCCGCCTGCAGATCCTGCCGATGTCGTTTCACGGCCGTTGGCAGTCAGGCCAGCTGCTGTCGCGAATCATGAACGATCTCAGCACCATTCGCCGGTTCATGTCGTTCGGCATGGTTTTCCTGTTACTCAACGTCATCCAGATCACCGTGGTGACCACGATCCTGCTGGTGATGTACTGGCCGCTGGGTGTAGTGGTGCTGCTGTCGATCGTGCCGATCGCCGCCACCGTGCTGCACTTCCAACAGGAGTACACGCGGTTGTCGCGGCTGGCCCAGGACCAGTCCGGGCACGTCGCCACTCACGTCGAGGAGTCGGCGTTGGGTCTGCGGGTGGTGAAGTCGTTCGGCCGCGAGGACTACGTCTACGACCGGTTCGACGAACAACTCACCAATCTGTACGACACCCAGGTCAACAGGGTTTCGGTCTCGGCGAAGTTCTGGACGCTGCTCGAGATCATCCCGAACCTGACGCTGATCGTGGTGCTCGGCTTCGGGGCATACGCCGCGGGCCACGGCTACGTCACCATGGGTACGCTCGTCGCGTTCATCACGATGATGCTGTCGCTGGTCTGGCCGATCGCATCGCTGGGGTTCCTGCTATCGATGACACAGGAGTCGTTCACCGCCGCCAACCGCATCGCCGAGATCTTCGATGCGCCAATGGAAATCGTCGACGGACCCGACGGCCACGCGCCGACGGGCGGGCGGCTGGAACTCGTCGACGTCGGGTTCCGGTTCCCAGACGCCGGGCCGGACGACTGGGCGCTGCGCCACGTCACGGCCACCGTGGAACCGGGGGAGACGCTGGCGCTGGTCGGCTCGACCGGATCGGGCAAGTCCGTGCTGGCTTCGCTGCTGTCACGGCTGTACGACGTCACCGAGGGATCGATCCGCATCGACGGCACCGACATTCGTGAGCTGTCGCTCTCTGCGCTGCGCGAGACGGTGGCCACCGCATTCGAGGATCCGACTCTGTTCTCCATGTCGGTCGCCGAGAACCTGCGGCTGGGTTCCCCGGATGCGACCAACGAACAGATGGCCCAGGCGGTCGAGGTCGCCGCCGCGCAGTTCGTCTACGATCTGCCCTTCGGCCTGGACACCCGCATCGGCGAGCAAGGTATGAGCCTGTCCGGTGGTCAGCGGCAACGGCTTTCGCTGGCGCGTGCCATCCTGGCCGCGCCGAGGATCTTGGTGCTCGATGACACACTGTCAGCGCTGGACGTCCACACCGAGGCCGTCGTCGAGGAGGCGTTGCGCCGGGTGCTGCACGCGGTGACCGGCATCGTCGTCGCACACCGGGCGTCGACGGTACTGCTCGCCGACCGGGTCGCACTGCTCGACAAGGTTGGCTCTTCTGGGGCAACCATCACGCACATCGGCACGCACGCCGAGTTGCTCGCCACCGTCCCGCGGTACCGGTACCTGCTCGCCGCGGACGACGAACTCGATGACGGCTGCGAGCGCGCCTGCGACTGGCAGGAGGACGAGGACCGCAGCCGGCTCGATCAGGCCTACGAGGAGCAGGAAGCCCTCGAAAGAGAGCGTGTCAGGCGGCGGTTCGTGACCTCGGAGGCTGAGGGCCGATGA